Within the Bombus vancouverensis nearcticus chromosome 10, iyBomVanc1_principal, whole genome shotgun sequence genome, the region TAGATCATTACTTGTGATTTATGaatatgtaaaattaatataatttttagtatATTCTAAATATTCGATTAAACATTTAATCTTTATACAGACAATCCAAATTAGAATACAAAtcatatcatttttatttttacagaaTTACTTTCAAAATCTAATCTTTTTGCAAATTCTTGCAAACTACCTCAATTTGGTAGAACATCTAGTAGTCTTGCCAACGTTAGACAATGTTTAAATTATGGTACAACTATCAATAAAACCAATTGCTTAACAAAGGTATTGGtgttataacatttatttcaaatatttatgttataagTTCTTTTCTgtgatatatattttattgtaaatatgttttAGTTCCCAGCAACTACCACTTTAGGTACACAAATAAGCCGCAACGCAAGTACACCCACAGGTGATCATGTACGTTTGTGGGTCATGGAAAGAGTTGTTTCAACAGCACTACCAATTTTGATACCTGCTGCTTTAATAGCAGAAAATCCAATTCTTGATGGTATAATGTCTGTATTAGTCGTAATGCACTCACATTGGTAATTattcattttaaaaaattattgatatcaCACCACATATGATTTTTTGCATACtgcagaatatttttatttctttatttttatatagattTAATGTGTTTTTATTATATTGTAACACATATTATATAGGGGTTTGGAAGCTGTTATTACAGACTATGCACGTCCTAGTGTTGTTGGACCTGTAGTGCCAAAAATTCTGCACTTTACATTGCTTATGATCTCAGCAGTTACACTGTGTGGTCTGTTTGTACTCATAAATAATGGTCCTGGGGTTTCAAGAGCTGTGAAAGATGCTTGGGCAATTGGCAAAACACCCCCACGAACCATACCTGCCTCTGATGAAGAATAATTCCtttgttatatattttgatTAGAATAGTTTCCTAATTACTACATATTTTGATTAGATCATGAATATGTTAACTTAGATGTTTTGAAATTCTCTTTATCATAAATTattcagaaataaattatttgtctttaaataatttattgcattatttaaataatagttATAAAAATCCATTTTCATTGTTctagataatatataaattgtGATAGCATAACGAATACAAATTAATTCTAcaagtaatttgaattaaataaaatgtatttatttatagaaGTCATAGTATAAAACAAATATGAAACAAATATACCTACAgcatttatatgtatgtaatataatttttataacatcaaaaaattctagaacattattaacattattatcaTAGAAACATATCATTCATCcattgtaattatttaaaaattatcctgtaaattaatatttagttTTCTCCCACTTTAGCAGCCTTGTCTATGAAGGATGCAAGTTTTACATCCCTCTGTGATAAACCATTTACATCATGAGAAGACAAAGTAATGTTTACTTTGTTGTAAACATTGAACCATTCAGGGTGATGATCCATTTTTTCTGCTTGCAATGCAACTTTTGTCATAAAACCAAATGCCTGTCaacataaatatgtaaaaaatatataacttatctataacattaaaaatatagtataaagtGATATATATCATAAAAGATTAATTTTTAAAGTGAAACATACTTGATTAAagtttttgaataaaaattcctTATAAATAGCATCCCTATTTTGTTGCACAGACCAACCATTAGATAACAATGGTTTTAAATCCTTTTCTCGTTCTTCTTGAGTAAGTTTTCCctaaaaataagatatatttttaaaaaatgtattaagtttaatttaaattactatttaatatatttgtcaagtaataagtttattcaaattttaatcACAAAACTACATAAACataatcttttaataaaattcattgctatttaaaacaattttaattaagCAAAAAGTTTTCCCTGACGATATTAGTAACAGGAATGTCAGATCAATGCTTCAATCGCTCCTTATTTCGCAATAGTATATAATccggaaaaataaattttctgcataaatataaaatttactttttaactgattaataataatttttttcgtAACTGCTGCCTttttaattatgaaaaattacaatttgtaTGCAATAGATCTCAACCACTTGTTACGCCCAAAAATGACGATGTCTCGTGTGTAAGTATACAAATAATATATGCTTTTACATATTATTCATTTGTTTAAAACGATAAAAATTTGCAAACAGAGTTAAACATCAATTTCAATAATATGAAACAGAAGATCGAAATTTATCATAAAGATTTCAAATTAATGTTCGcggattatttataaaatttccaatTGATACACGCACATATTCCTGTaggttaaatattttaattttcataaaatattaacaacaaTAATACGTTCTGCaatatataatgttataaatttattataataatcttaccattttgttcttttttaaaGCAGGAGCAGATATACTTCTTCgatcgaaaatatggaatatctTTCCTCGTAGTATTCCCCCACCATTCATAAGTCGCATGCGCGTTAAAGTCGACATAATTTtatactttctttttccttgaTTATGTCGAAAGACTTTATGTATCACAAGTAAATATCTCAATATTACATGATGAGTTGTTCTTAAAGacctttattatattattacgtgTTCCAGTTCAATATCATACATATATTGTCTtaaagtattaataaaatttccgTGCGTTTATTTCCTTATGTAATACAAGATTTACGATTCAAGATTTATTTTACTCTCGGATTACAAAAAATTAAGCGCAATATAATATGTAAAGATTCTTGGGTATGAATCATAAGAatgatttgaaattttaatttgttttaatatATCGTAAACATAACCTTATCGGTAAATTAttatcttaaaaaaaaatatcaagtaCTCTTAACATTACTATTttagttttattattaaatagttCTACTGTTATTTATTAAGT harbors:
- the SdhD gene encoding succinate dehydrogenase, subunit D; translated protein: MILKKVVSPTIIHKVKQLELLSKSNLFANSCKLPQFGRTSSSLANVRQCLNYGTTINKTNCLTKFPATTTLGTQISRNASTPTGDHVRLWVMERVVSTALPILIPAALIAENPILDGIMSVLVVMHSHWGLEAVITDYARPSVVGPVVPKILHFTLLMISAVTLCGLFVLINNGPGVSRAVKDAWAIGKTPPRTIPASDEE
- the Pcd gene encoding pterin-4a-carbinolamine dehydratase yields the protein MSTLTRMRLMNGGGILRGKIFHIFDRRSISAPALKKNKMGKLTQEEREKDLKPLLSNGWSVQQNRDAIYKEFLFKNFNQAFGFMTKVALQAEKMDHHPEWFNVYNKVNITLSSHDVNGLSQRDVKLASFIDKAAKVGEN